Within the Pseudomonas putida genome, the region GAACTGTTGCCTATCCCCGTGACCGCAATACCCACTTCGATGCGTTGCGGAAAGGCGACCGCGGCGAAGTAGTCGCAAGCAGACCCGGCCACATAGGCCACCACCGGGTCGCGGTGAATATCCAGACCGGCATGCTCGATCAGCCAGGTGTTCACCGCGCTGTCGAAAAAACCGTAGTAGACGACATTGTTCACATGCCCATACAGGTCGTTGTCGTGCCAGCGCGTGGTGATCGGCTGGAAGTGGCGATAGGCGCCGCGTAGCGGGCGTTCCCTGGCCATGATCAGAACGCCGCCTGGTAGAGTTCGACAGCATCGGCAAGGGTGACCTTGCGCGGGTTGTTCACCAGCAGGCGCTGCTGTTGCAGCGCTTCTTCAGCAAGCTGTTGCAAACTGTGCCGGGGCACGCCGACATCCCGCAACCGGCTCGGCAAGCCGCAGCGAGGTGCCAATTGCTCCAGCTCGGCAATGAACTGGCTGCACAACTCATGGGGCCCGCCAGGCACCAGCCGCTCGCCCAACAAGGCCGGCGCCAGCGCCGCGTAGTCGGCGAATGCCTCGCTACGG harbors:
- a CDS encoding acyl-CoA thioesterase — translated: MARERPLRGAYRHFQPITTRWHDNDLYGHVNNVVYYGFFDSAVNTWLIEHAGLDIHRDPVVAYVAGSACDYFAAVAFPQRIEVGIAVTGIGNSSVNYALAVFVEGEPQACAAGRFTHVFVDRREQRAVAIPGNVRRALELLAV